DNA from Algisphaera agarilytica:
GCCATGCCAAGACACATCCGCAAAGGCGACAACGTGATCGTTCGCACCGGCAAGGACAAGGGCCGTACCGGCGAAGTCCTCCGCGTCCTGACTGACAAGCAAGACCCCGGCGCCGAGCGCGTCGTGGTCAAGGGCGTCAACGTCCGTGTGAAGCACATCAAGCCCAGCCAAGCCAACCCGCAGGGCGGCACCGTCAGCCTGGAGATGCCCATCCACATCTCCAACGTCAGCCCCGTCGACAACGCCGGCAAAGCCACCCGCGTCCGCTACGAAACCAAGGACGACGGCAGCAAGATCCGCGTCGCCGCGACCACCGGCGAGCAGATCGGCCCCGAACTGAAGAAGGCTAAATAACCAGACACCCGTTTAGCCGTCGATCGTTGATCGACGCTCTCAAGAAAGAGAACACACCATGCCTCCTCGCATGCAAGAAAAATTCAACGGCCCCGTGACCGAGAAGATCAAGGCCGAGTCCGGCATCACCAACCCCATGGCGATGCCCAAGCTCGACAAGATCGTCGTCAGCGTGGGTATGGGTAAGCTCATCGAGGGCACCAAGCTCAACGCCCGTGCCAAGGAACAGGTCGTCAAGGACCTGGCCCTGATCACCGGCCAGAAGCCCATCATGACCGTCGCCAAGAAATCCGTGGCGAACTTCAAGGTCCGTGCGGGCTACGAGAACGGTGCGATGGTCACCCTCCGCGGCCCCCGCATGTGGGAATTCTTTGATCGCCTGGTCAGCCTGGCCATGCCCCGCATCAAGGACTTCCGCGGCTTCAAGGACAAGTCGTTCGACGGCCGTGGCAGCTACTCGTTCGGTCTAACCGAGCAGGGCATCTTCCCCGAAGTCGACATGGCCAACGCCCAGCACACCTTCGGCATGCACATGACCCTGGTGTTCAAGAACTCCACCGATGAGATCAGCCGCGTGGCTCTGGCCGAGCTCGGCTTCCCCTTCGTCAAGCCCGAAAAGAAGAACGGCTGAACCGAACCTGATTTTTAACCGCCGTGACGCACGGCCGAATGAGACAAGACTATGTCCTCAAAATCCACCATCGTCCGCAACGAACGGATCGCCAAGACCGTCGCCAAGTACGCCGAGAAGCGTAAGCAGCTCAAGAAGGAAGGCAACTACGCCGCCCTCGCGCAGCTGCCCCGCGACGCGAGCCCGACCCGGCTCCGCAACCTGTGTGCCCTGACCGGCCGCAGCCGCAGCGTCTACCGCAAGTTCAAGCTTTCCCGCATCAAGCTGCGTGAACTCGCCCTCGAAGGCAAGGTTCCCGGCATGCGTAAATCGTCCTGGTAAGTCCGCAAGGAAACTCCCAGGTTCACCCGCCGATCAATGTGAATCGGCGACCCAACGTTTAGCCGTCGGCCAATGACCGACGCATCCCTCAGAACGAGAAGAACAAGTATGGCTCTCAGCGACCCTATCGCCGACATGCTCAACCGCCTCCGCAACGCCTCGCGCAACGGCTTCGCCACCGTCGACTGCCGCAACTCGAAGGTCTGTGCGGGCATCGCCGCCGCTCTGCAGCACGAAGGCTACGTCAACGGCCACACCGTCATCGACGACGGCCGCCAAGGCATCCTCCGTGTCGAACTCCGCTACGGCCCCAACGGCGAGAAGCTGTTCCACACCATGAAGCGCGAGTCGAAGCCCGGCTGCCGCGTCTACACCAAGGTCGCCGACCTGCCCCGTCCCCTAGCCGGCCTGGGCGTCTGCATCCTCACCACCCCCAAGGGTGTGCTGTCCGACCGTCAGTGCCGCGAACAAAACGTCGGCGGCGAGATGATCTGCACCGTCGAGTAATCCAAATTATTCAACCCACGTTTTGCATTAAGGCGAAACATACAGACGCCTGAAAGAAACGAGAGAACACTATGTCACGTATCGGTAAAAAACCTGTCGACCTCGCCGGCGCCACCGTCAAAGTCAACGGCCGTGAAATCTCGGTCAACGGCAAGGGTGGCACCCTGACCATGGAACACCGCCCCGAGGTGTCGGTCCGCGTCGATGAAGAAGCCAAGCAAGTCGTCGTCGAGCGTGACGGCGACTCTCGCACCGCCAAGGCGATGCACGGCCTGACCCGCTCGCTGATCGCCAACATGATCGAAGGCGTCACCAAGGGCTACGAAGTCAACATGGAAGTCCACGGCGTGGGCTACGGCGCCACCGTCCAGGGCAACAAGGTCAACCTGAAGCTCGGCTTCGCCGACACCCGTGTCGTGCCGATTCCCGCAGGTGTCACCGTTGAAGCCAAGAGCAGCTCGAACCTCACCGAGGTCAGCGTCAAGGGCATCGACAAGCAGCTCGTCGGCCAAACCGCCGCAGCGATGCGTCAACACCGCAAACCCGAGCCCTACAACGGCAAGGGCGTCCACTACAAGGGCGAGCAGATCATCCGCAAGCAAGGCAAGGCCTTCGGCAGCTAATCAAAACGATATTTTTCTCCTCCAAGCCGTGGGCTGCGGAGCAACCCGACAACGCCCCGGATCGGATATCAATCATGGAAAAGAACAAACTCAAAACCCTCCGCCGCACCCGCCGCAAGACCGGCATCCGCAAGCGCATCTTCGGCAGCCCCGAGCAGCCGCGCCTGTCGATCTTCCGCAGCAGCAAGCACGTCTACGCCCAGGTCATCGACGATTTCGCCGGCAAGACCCTGGCCGAGGCCAGCACCGTGTCGGCCAAGCTCGAGAAGGGCTGCACCACCGAAGCCGCCGCTGAAGTGGGCAAAGCCATCGCCGAGAAGGCCAAGGCCGCCGGCATCGAAACCGTCGCGTTCGACCGCAACGGCTTCCGCTACCACGGCCGCGTGAAGGCCCTGGCCGACGCCGCCCGTGAGGGTGGCCTGAAGTTCTGATTTTTCCGGACGCCAACGCGTCTAAACATTCACAGAAAGCCCTGCGTCAGAGACCAGGCAAGTCCGTCCCGGCGAATGCTGGGGAAACCAAGAAAGAAACCCAATGGCTGAATTCCTCGAAGATTCCAACGCACTCGAATCGACCACCGTCGCGATTAACCGGACCGCCACCACGGTCAAGGGCGGCCGCCGCATGAGCTTCTCGGCCCTCGTGGTCGTGGGCGACCGCAACGGCAACGTCGGCGTCGGCTACGGCAAGGGCCGTGGCGTTCCCGCCGCGATCGAAAAATCGCAGAAGGACGCGAAGAAGAACCTCTTCGCCGTCAAGCTCCGTGCCGGCACCCTGCCCCACGAAGTGAAGGGACGTTCGTGTGCGTCGTCCGTCAAGCTGATCCCCGCCGCGCCCGGTACCGGTGTTATCGCCGGTGGTACCGTCCGTGCGGTGCTCGAGATGGCTGGCGTGAAGGACTGCCTGACCAAGGCCTACGGCTCGACCAACAAGATCAACCTCTGCCGTGCGGTGATCGATGCCCTGAAGCACCTGCGGACCCGTGAAGAGATCGCGGCCCTGCGTGGTGTGGACATCGAGTCCAGCACCGTCGACGAAATGCTCTCCGCTGCGAAGCGTTTCATGACCGAGGCCGAAACCACGACCTCGAAGACCAAGGCCGTCGCCCCGACCAACACCGTGGGCAAGGGCAAGGGCAAGGGCGGTCGTCGCGACCGCAACGACCGCGGCGGCAAGAAGCCCGAAGCTGCACCGGCCCCCGCCGAAGCTGAAGGCGGCGTCGCCGTCGCCGAGGCTCCCGCCCCGGAAGCCGCTCCCGAAGCCCCGGCCGCCGAGGCTCCCGCACCCGAAGAAAAGTCTGAGTAAGTTCTCGTAATTGCAACCCGCCGTTGGGCTAAGCTCAACGCCACCCCGGCACGACGCCGGCCCCCGGAGTAATCCGCCATGATGATCCACGAAATCACCGAAAAAGTTGGCCGCCACAAGCAGCGTAAGCGCATCGGGCGCGGCGTCGGCTCGGGCTACGGCAAGACCGCTGGTCGCGGCCACAAGGGCTACGGCGCCCGTGCGGGTAACAGCAACCCCCACGAGGGCGGCGCGATCCCCATGTGGAAGCGTTTCCCCAAGCGTGGCTTCTCCAACGCCGAATTCATGACGCACTACGCCGTGGTGAACATCAAGGCGATCGAAGCTCGCTTCCAGGACGGCGAAGAAGTCAACGCCGAATCGCTGGCCAAGCTCGGCCTGATCCGCGACACCAAGCTCCCGGTCAAGGTCCTGGGCGAAGGCGAACTGACCAAGAAGGTCACCGTCACCGCGGACAAGTTCAGCAAGTCCGCTTCTGAAAAGATCACCGCTGCGGGCGGCTCCGTGACGGTCATCGAACCCGTCGGCCGTCGCCCCAAGGGTGTGAAGAAGGCCGACGCGAAAGCGGAGTGATCCGTCACCGGCAGGACGCCTGATCGCGATCAACCCCAACCCCGGTTCAGCTCACCATGCTCCAAGCTTTTTTCAACATCTGGCGGATCAAAGAGCTGCGTAACAAGCTGCTCTTCACCATGTCCATGCTGGTGATCTACCGCATCGGCTTCTTTATTCCGCTGCCCGGGGTCGACCAGTCGGCGCTCAACGAGTGGGCCGAGTCTGCCGCGAGCGGGGCGGTGGGCAACCTGATCAGCTACGTCGGCATCTTCACCGGCGGCTCACTATCGCAATCCACCATCTTCGGTCTGGGCATCATGCCCTACATTTCCGCGGCGATTATCTTCCAGCTGCTCGCCTCGGTATCCGAGCGTCTCAAGGCCATCCAAAAAGAAGGCCCCGCCGGTCGGCAGAAGATCCAGGAATATACCCGTTACGCCACGCTGGGCCTCTGTTTGGTGCAGTCGGCGTTCTGGCTGAGCTTCCTGCAGCAGGGCGGCGAGGGCGGTTTGGTTTACGCGAACTACCGTGGCACGGCCGTGTTCTGGGCGTGTGGCGTGCTGGGTCTGACCGCGGGCACCATCTTCCTGATGTGGCTCGGTGAGCAGATCGACAAGTACGGCATCGGCAACGGTATCTCCCTCATCATTACCGCGGGCATCATCGCCTCGATGCCCGGCGCGATTACCCAGATCGTTACCGGTTTCTCGGTCAGCGGTGGCGACGCCGCGAAGCCCTACGGCATCGACACGGTGATCTTCCTGGTCGTGGCGTTCATCGTCGTGGTCGCGGGCTCGATCGTGATCACCCAGGGCCAACGCCGTATCCCGATCCAACAAGCCAAGCACACCCGTGGCCGTCGCGTCTACGGTGGTCAGAAGAGCTACCTGCCGCTGCGTGTGAACCACGGCGGCGTGATGCCGATCATCTTCGCGTCGTCGCTGATGATCTTCCCGTCGATGCTGTTCAACTGGACCGGCGCGGCGATGCCTCCTAAGGAAGACGCGGGAGCGGTTTACGGCTTCTTCGCGGGTTTCCTGACGCTGCTCCAGAGCGAGTTCGCGAACATGAACGGCTACCTCTACGCCCTGATCTACATCGGGCTGATCTACTTCTTCGCCTACTTCTGGACGACCGTCCAGTTCCAGCCGAAGGAGATGGCCACACAGCTACGTGACAACGGCAGCTTCATCCCCGGCCTGCGGCCCGGCCCGCGGACGGCGGACTACCTCGAAATCGTGATGGAACGCATCACCTACGTCGGGGCGGGCTTCCTGGCGGTGATCGCGGTCATCCCGACCATCGTGTCGGGCCTCTTTGGCATCCCGTTCACGGTGACCCAGTTCCTCGGCGGCACCGGCCTGCTCATCGTGGTCAGCGTCATGCTCGACTTCGTCCAGCGGATTGAAGCCAACCTGATGATGCGAAACTACTCGGGCTTCCTCGGCGGCGGCGGCCCCGGCGGCGGCGGCCCCAAGATCCGGGGGGCTCGTGGCGGGGCGTGATCGGGCTGCCCGACGCCTTTCGCGAGTTTGTCAAGATGGCGGAACAAGCGTATAATCATCGATTCACCGAGATCGGCTCGGTTGGCGGATTCTCTAAGTCTTTGTGCCGGGAGATGTTCCGGTGAAAAAGGCAAGTATCCGTCTGAAATCCAAAGAAGAGATCGAGAAGATGCGCGTCGCGGGTCGCATCGTTCGGCAGGTTCACGACATGTGTCGTGAGATGTGCAAGCCGGGCGTGACGACCCAGGAAATCGACGACGCGGCCGACGCACTGATTCGTGAAAAGGGCGGCATCGGGTTGTTCAAGAACTACCCGACCTATCGCCCCGGCGAAGGTTTCCCCGCCACCTTGTGCATCAGCGTCAACGACGTGGTCGTGCACGGCATCGCGGATGATCGGCCGATCGAAGACGGCGACGTGGTCGGGATCGACTGCGGCGTCAAGTACGACGGCTGGTGCGGGGACGCGGCGAACACCATCTTGGTGGGCAACGTCGACGAAGAAACCCGGAAGATGTGCGAAGCGACGCAGCACTGTTTGCAGATCGCCATCGACCAGATCAAGCCGGGCAAGCGTTGGAGTCAGATCGCCCGCCTGATGCAGAAATACGCCGAGGACCGCGGGTACGGCGTGGTGAAAGATTTTGTCGGGCACGGCATCGGCTCGAACATGCACGAAGAACCCAAGGTCCCCAACTTTGTCAGCCGGGACCTGATCAAAAACGACATCCTGCTGAGAGAAGGCATCGTCCTTGCCATCGAACCGATGCTCAACCTCGGCACCCAGGAAGTCAAAACGCTGAAAGACGGCTGGACCGTCGTGACCATGGACGGGAAACCGTCGGCCCATTACGAACACACCGTCGCCGTGACCGCCGACGGAGCCGACGTCCTGACCGACGGCCGGTAGACCAAACGACCCGAACGTAACCCCACAGAGATCCACGTGCCTAAAGAAGACATGCTCCAGTTTGACGGCGAAGTGCTCGAATCATTGCCCAACGCAATGTTCCGGGTCAAGCTGGAAAACGACCACGAGATCATCGCCCACATCTCCGGCAAGATGCGCAAGTTCTACATCCGCATCCTCCCCGGCGACCGCGTGACCGTGGACATCAGCCCCTACGATCTGACCAAAGGCCGCATCACCTACCGCCACTGATCCATTGAGAACCGAACAACAATCACGCCGACGCTGAGCGAGGTCTTCCCAGCGAGGCGTCAGGTACGAAAGGTAACCCCATGAAAGTCCGCTCCTCCGTTAAACGCATCTGCGAAAACTGCAAGATCATCCGCCGCAAGGGCGTCGTCCGCGTCGTCTGCACCAACCCCAAGCACAAGCAACGCCAGGGTTGATCCGCTAACGATTTTGCACTGAACCGTACCACACCGCGATCGTCCTTCGCGGTCTACAAAGAACCACCCCCGAAGCCAGGTTCCCGCCACGCTGTGTGGAAAGTGGAACCGCCTCAACTTCAAGGAAACGATTATGCCCCGTATCGCCGGTACCGAAATCCCCGACAACAAGCCCAACCGCATCGCGCTGACCTACATCTACGGGATCGGCCCGAAGTTCTCGATGGACATCTGCAACGAGCTCGGCCTCGACCCGCAGCAACGCGCTAAAGAGCTGAACGAAGACCAACTCGCTGCGATCGCCAACCTGCTCGAAGCCAAGTACGTCATCGAAGGTGCCCTGCGTCGTCAGGTCCAGCAAGACATCGCCCGTCTGCGTGACATCCGCAGCTACCGCGGCGACCGTCACCGCCGCGGCCTGCCCGTGCGTGGTCAACGCACCCAGACCAACGCCCGCACCCGTAAGGGCCGTAAGAAGACCGTGGCCGGCAAGAAGTCGGTCAAGGGCATGAAGTAACACAACGTGTTACTCGACGCGCACGCGTCGGGTTGCAACGCAACCCGTTAACCGTCGATCTTGAATCAACGCTCTTCACACTAGTACCAACTCCCGCACGACCCACCTCGTGCCACCCGAAGCCAGATTCCCGCCGCACCGTGCGGAGAGCGGAATCGCCACCAACTTCAAGGAACCCGTCCGATGGCCAAGAAATCCAAGAAAGTCCGCAAGAACGTGACCCGCGGCATCGCCTACATCAAGGCGACCTTCAACAACACCCTCGTCACCATCACCGACGTCAACGGCGAAACCCTCTGCTGGGGCTCGGCCGGCACCGTCGGCTTCAAGGGCTCGCGGAAGTCCACCCCCTTCGCCGCCACCCGCGCCGCTGAAGAGGCAGCCGGCCAGGCCAAGAAGTACGGCATGGTCGAGCTCGAAGTCCGCGTCCGCGGCGCCGGCCCCGGCCGTGAGTCGGCCGTCACCGGTCTGGCCCACTCGGGCATCAAGATCACCGCGGTCGAAGACCACACCCCCATCCCGCACAACGGCTGCCGCCCCAAGAAGAAGCGTCGCGTGTAAGTCGATTTCGGATTGGGGAATTCGGATTTCGGAATCCCCAGCCGTATCGCTTTGAATACTCGGACGATTGTTCCGAAATCCGCAATCCTAAATCCGAAATTCCCCCCGGTTCAGAAGCCACGCGGGCTATGCAGCAAACCCGTTACGAGCGTGAAGCCGAGGACAGTTTCCCCCAACCGCTGCACTTTTGGAGATAGCTATGCGTATTCGCTGGCGTGGCCTCGAACTTCCCCACCGCGTGACCCTGGACCAGGAAACCGCGTCGGACACCTACGGCAAATTCACTGTCGAGCCCTTTGAACGCGGCTTCGGTACCACGGTGGGCAACTCGCTCCGCCGTATCCTCCTCTCGTCGCTCGAAGGCGCCGCCATCACCGGCGTGAAGATCAAGGGCGCTCCCCACGAGTTCACCAGCCTCGAAGGCGTTCAGGAAGACGTCACCGACATCATCCTCAGCGTCAAGAACATGGTCGTGTCCTCCGAAGCCGACGGCGAAAAGACCATGCGTCTGCAAGCCGAGGGCCCCGGTGAAGTGACCTGCGACCTGATCGAAGCCGACACCTCGATCACCATCCACAACAAAGACATGATCCTGGCGACGTTGACCAAACAGGTCGACTTCGACATGGAGTTCATCGTTGAGAAGGGCCGTGGCTACGTCCCCGCTTCCGAGCAGTACGACGCCAACGAAGACCAGGAAGTCGGTCTGATCCCCGTCGACGCGACCTTCTCCCCGGTCACCCGCGTCCGCTACAAGGTCGAAGACACCCGCGTCGGCCAGAAGACCAACTACGACAAGCTGACCCTCGAGGTCTGGACCAACGGCACCGTGAC
Protein-coding regions in this window:
- the rplX gene encoding 50S ribosomal protein L24; protein product: MPRHIRKGDNVIVRTGKDKGRTGEVLRVLTDKQDPGAERVVVKGVNVRVKHIKPSQANPQGGTVSLEMPIHISNVSPVDNAGKATRVRYETKDDGSKIRVAATTGEQIGPELKKAK
- the rplE gene encoding 50S ribosomal protein L5 encodes the protein MPPRMQEKFNGPVTEKIKAESGITNPMAMPKLDKIVVSVGMGKLIEGTKLNARAKEQVVKDLALITGQKPIMTVAKKSVANFKVRAGYENGAMVTLRGPRMWEFFDRLVSLAMPRIKDFRGFKDKSFDGRGSYSFGLTEQGIFPEVDMANAQHTFGMHMTLVFKNSTDEISRVALAELGFPFVKPEKKNG
- the rpsN gene encoding 30S ribosomal protein S14, with translation MSSKSTIVRNERIAKTVAKYAEKRKQLKKEGNYAALAQLPRDASPTRLRNLCALTGRSRSVYRKFKLSRIKLRELALEGKVPGMRKSSW
- the rpsH gene encoding 30S ribosomal protein S8 — translated: MALSDPIADMLNRLRNASRNGFATVDCRNSKVCAGIAAALQHEGYVNGHTVIDDGRQGILRVELRYGPNGEKLFHTMKRESKPGCRVYTKVADLPRPLAGLGVCILTTPKGVLSDRQCREQNVGGEMICTVE
- the rplF gene encoding 50S ribosomal protein L6, translated to MSRIGKKPVDLAGATVKVNGREISVNGKGGTLTMEHRPEVSVRVDEEAKQVVVERDGDSRTAKAMHGLTRSLIANMIEGVTKGYEVNMEVHGVGYGATVQGNKVNLKLGFADTRVVPIPAGVTVEAKSSSNLTEVSVKGIDKQLVGQTAAAMRQHRKPEPYNGKGVHYKGEQIIRKQGKAFGS
- the rplR gene encoding 50S ribosomal protein L18, encoding MEKNKLKTLRRTRRKTGIRKRIFGSPEQPRLSIFRSSKHVYAQVIDDFAGKTLAEASTVSAKLEKGCTTEAAAEVGKAIAEKAKAAGIETVAFDRNGFRYHGRVKALADAAREGGLKF
- the rplO gene encoding 50S ribosomal protein L15, which translates into the protein MMIHEITEKVGRHKQRKRIGRGVGSGYGKTAGRGHKGYGARAGNSNPHEGGAIPMWKRFPKRGFSNAEFMTHYAVVNIKAIEARFQDGEEVNAESLAKLGLIRDTKLPVKVLGEGELTKKVTVTADKFSKSASEKITAAGGSVTVIEPVGRRPKGVKKADAKAE
- the secY gene encoding preprotein translocase subunit SecY; amino-acid sequence: MLQAFFNIWRIKELRNKLLFTMSMLVIYRIGFFIPLPGVDQSALNEWAESAASGAVGNLISYVGIFTGGSLSQSTIFGLGIMPYISAAIIFQLLASVSERLKAIQKEGPAGRQKIQEYTRYATLGLCLVQSAFWLSFLQQGGEGGLVYANYRGTAVFWACGVLGLTAGTIFLMWLGEQIDKYGIGNGISLIITAGIIASMPGAITQIVTGFSVSGGDAAKPYGIDTVIFLVVAFIVVVAGSIVITQGQRRIPIQQAKHTRGRRVYGGQKSYLPLRVNHGGVMPIIFASSLMIFPSMLFNWTGAAMPPKEDAGAVYGFFAGFLTLLQSEFANMNGYLYALIYIGLIYFFAYFWTTVQFQPKEMATQLRDNGSFIPGLRPGPRTADYLEIVMERITYVGAGFLAVIAVIPTIVSGLFGIPFTVTQFLGGTGLLIVVSVMLDFVQRIEANLMMRNYSGFLGGGGPGGGGPKIRGARGGA
- the map gene encoding type I methionyl aminopeptidase encodes the protein MKKASIRLKSKEEIEKMRVAGRIVRQVHDMCREMCKPGVTTQEIDDAADALIREKGGIGLFKNYPTYRPGEGFPATLCISVNDVVVHGIADDRPIEDGDVVGIDCGVKYDGWCGDAANTILVGNVDEETRKMCEATQHCLQIAIDQIKPGKRWSQIARLMQKYAEDRGYGVVKDFVGHGIGSNMHEEPKVPNFVSRDLIKNDILLREGIVLAIEPMLNLGTQEVKTLKDGWTVVTMDGKPSAHYEHTVAVTADGADVLTDGR
- the infA gene encoding translation initiation factor IF-1, which gives rise to MLQFDGEVLESLPNAMFRVKLENDHEIIAHISGKMRKFYIRILPGDRVTVDISPYDLTKGRITYRH
- the rpmJ gene encoding 50S ribosomal protein L36; this translates as MKVRSSVKRICENCKIIRRKGVVRVVCTNPKHKQRQG
- the rpsM gene encoding 30S ribosomal protein S13; translated protein: MPRIAGTEIPDNKPNRIALTYIYGIGPKFSMDICNELGLDPQQRAKELNEDQLAAIANLLEAKYVIEGALRRQVQQDIARLRDIRSYRGDRHRRGLPVRGQRTQTNARTRKGRKKTVAGKKSVKGMK
- the rpsK gene encoding 30S ribosomal protein S11, whose translation is MAKKSKKVRKNVTRGIAYIKATFNNTLVTITDVNGETLCWGSAGTVGFKGSRKSTPFAATRAAEEAAGQAKKYGMVELEVRVRGAGPGRESAVTGLAHSGIKITAVEDHTPIPHNGCRPKKKRRV
- a CDS encoding DNA-directed RNA polymerase subunit alpha encodes the protein MRIRWRGLELPHRVTLDQETASDTYGKFTVEPFERGFGTTVGNSLRRILLSSLEGAAITGVKIKGAPHEFTSLEGVQEDVTDIILSVKNMVVSSEADGEKTMRLQAEGPGEVTCDLIEADTSITIHNKDMILATLTKQVDFDMEFIVEKGRGYVPASEQYDANEDQEVGLIPVDATFSPVTRVRYKVEDTRVGQKTNYDKLTLEVWTNGTVTPEMAVVEAAKILRKHLNPFVQYFELGTEVASESAAAAARVDEELIRKLQMSLNELDLSVRANNCLESAKVTSVADLVSRQEADLLKVRSFGKTSLREVKRKLADLGLELGMELPTEVEI